The genomic region AAGAAGAGACTGTGAAGTTAAACACAACCCACTTGTCCAAGAAATatctttatttcacagaatctttTCGTTCGGGATGGCCTTCTAGATGCCTTGTGATATCCCCACTGTTATTATAGCCAGTGTACTTAAGTTACAGGAGTCTTTCTGAAGTCTTCAAACTCTTTTTTCCAGCCCAACAGACTATATaggatcacagaataatttaggctggaagggacctctggaggccaGCTAATCCAACACCCTGCtcagttagatcaggttgctgcTTAACACTACTTTTTTTAGCATCCATTGAGTTGGGTAACTTAATGTCACTTAATTGAAGTCTGCCAATAATGTGCCTTGAAGGCTGACTTGAAAACGAGACCttgcaagaaataaaaatgtaattataaGCATGTTTttactacactttttttttttcccagtctttatcAGGTAGAGGTATTGTCTTAGTTTTTCAAACATGGCTATGCAGGCTTAATTTGCCAAAATGAAAAATTTCTTAGTGGCAGTTCTATAATTGTACTTTTGTATTCTACAGTAGAATAAACTGAAACTCTGTTCGTTTATCTGAAAAGTGTGAGCATGCTTAAACTCATGGTGAAATAATTTTCCAGCCAGGGCCATAAGCTGCTTATATGGAATAACTTGTCATATTACTTGGCTGATTTAAAATTGATCTCTTTGCACATGCCCTTGAAATACCACTACAGAGACAGAAATATTTAAACAATTCCTTAAACAGTAGACTCTACAGAGGCTGATTTCCTATATATCTTCCCCTCAAGGGCAGGAgttgtgtgcagtgtgtgttcTGTGATCCTTAGCACATGGACTtaggcagcagagctgtttcttCCTCCTGGCTTCCCTTTCTACCAGGCCATGTGCTTACACAGAACTTATTTGGTACTTGGTGCTTTTAGCACTTTCTATTGCTGTCCAATCCAGCTGAAATGAAGTAAAATACTCCGAAAAGAAAAGTGCTGTAGTGAGAGATGCATATTAACATAAATTCCCTACTGAAAAAGGCTAGGCTGAAAACATACCCAACTGCTCTCTCACACCCTGCTTTCATGCTTGTACCTAAGGTCTGCTATCAGTTAAGGCTGTGTATTGTATATTAAAATACTTCTCGATTCAGACTTTTGGGTTAGGAATGTGTATATACTCTCTGCCCACTTGAGATGTGTAACTCTGAAAATACTGTTTCATATCTAAGATTGTATATCAGGCCTACAGCTTCAAGTAATTGCATTCTGCacagagaacaggagctgagaatCAGAAGTCTTTTTCTCTCAAAATATGGAAGAAATATGGGTGATTATTGAAAACAACTAATTTATTCTGAATGTGGTGCTGATGGATATAAAATGGGACAATGGTTAGAGTAAGCAGAAGAatttattggatttttttccatatttttaggAGCATGGCTTCACTGAACCAGATTTAAGAGGAAAATAACCTGTAGGTTGAATTATTCTCTGATTGATTGATACACTGGTACTGTTTCTCTTTCAGATGAAGTGGACTACAGTAATTTTGGGACCAACACACTCTCAAGGAAGAAGAAGGCCCTGGTGACACTCCGCAATGACAACCTCCGCCGGCGTCCTCACATAAACATCAGCATGCCTCATGATTTTAGGCCGGTGTCTTCTATAATCGATGTGGACATTCTTCCTGAAACACACAGGAGAGTGAGGCTGTATCGACATGGGTGTGAGAAACCCTTAGGATTTTACATTCGTGATGGCACCAGCGTAAGGGTTACTCCTCATGGACTAGAGAAAGTACCTGGTATCTTCATCTCTCGTATGGTCCCTGGAGGCTTAGCGGAGAGCACAGGCTTGCTGGCTGTGAACGATGAAGTTCTAGAAGTTAATGGCATTGAAGTAGCAGGAAAGACTCTCGACCAAGTCACAGACATGATGATTGCCAACAGCCATAACCTTATTATCACGGTCAAGCCAGCAAACCAGAGGAACAATATTATTCGAAGCAGTAGGATGTCTGGTAGCTCTGGCCAGTCGACAGACAGCACTGCTAGTCACCATAGCTTGCCTACTTCTCATGTGCTACAGAACTTCCACCCTGATGAAATGGAGAGTGACGAAGAGGCTGACATTGTCATCGAGGGCGGTCTGGAGCCACAGCACATTCCTaaactgcacagccttacttccAGTAGCCTCTCTCGAATCAATGGCAGCAGCCTCAGCCACAGACTGCAAAGGGACCTGGTGCTCAACAACAACTCTGGCCGAGAAAGCAATGGCAACATCCACAAATTACTCAGTTCCTTAAAAACTGATCCCCGACACAGTCTGGTTATCCCCAGAGGAGGTATTGAGGAGGATGGGACAGTCATTACACTTTAGTAGCGATTCCTGCAACTGTCCTTTCAGTCATAAGTGCCAATTGGGACGATTGACTCTTGCAACATGTTATGCACAGAACTGAGAGCTGATATACTCATAGACCTCACAGGTGCAGAAAATCCTGGCTTTCTAGGAAACATGGCATCTGGAGTTAAGACATAAAACTGTAATGCACTGCAGAATTTGTCAGGAGAAAGTCAGAGTGTACAGCCTGGTTTATGTCCCAGCCCGAAAGTGAGAACACAGATTTGTTTTAGTTGGTATAAATCTAAGCAGTCTTATAGGCTACCAATGGCAGTGCCTCATACTTGGGTTGGAATGCATGGGTGGATGTATTTATACATGCACGTATATGAATTAGGTTTTAATAGTAACAGACATGTCTATTTCAAGTGGAATCTGGCTTTCTTCTAATACCAGTTTAAAGAGCGCGCTGCTTAATAGCCATCTGATTTCCTGCTCTTACATACAGACCTTCCACTAACTTGTTTACACCATATTTGCAACCTTATGTCTAATCCAGACAAGCTCTATAAATGTAGCCGTTTCCTACTCCGGTGGTAACAACGTCAGGGAGATGCTGCCAATACATATTCTAAATTGTGtgtatcttatttttaaaagcccaAGGCGGTGCTGTTTGAGGCTGTTGCTGTTATTGCTGTGAGATGAGCACCACCTCCTGGTCAGAGACAGGCCTGCCTGCAGCGAGGAACAGAAAACGTGACAATAAGGGCTTAAAACTGTGTTCAGCACCGTTACAtgtaaatttattatttttcaatatttattaGATGATACCTCTCTTTCAAATTGTCTTTTCCTATCAtctctggggtttgtttttttgttttttattttgttttggttttttcagtATCATGGATCATGTGAATTTTAGCGATGCAAGCAGGAAGGCAACCAAAGTGGAAGAGGGTTCTAGGACTGTCCCCTTCACCTCAGAGCTGACACAAGTCCATGCTGTACCTTTGGGGCAACCTAAATCTGCAAGGTCTTCCTTCACAAAAGATCGGCCGATTCCTGTACAGAGGAGGGATGCTGACTGTCAAACCTACTTAGAATAGTTCTGTTATTTTTGGACTCTTCTAGTAATAAAGCTTAATGTCTACACAGGATTTCTAGAAACTTTAAAGTAAACTGGATGTTTGCCATGGTCAGGCGTCTTTACTGGATGCTGGCTAGCGGGTAACCAGTGACTGTTGAGTCGATAACTGTCTATAACAGTCTGCTTCTGAAAATGCCATGAATATATGAAAGCAGTCTAATCTAAAGTATTTTGTTACATCTGGATCAGTGTAAGGaacaaaatataaatgttttacaatgtatttttctacttttagcttgtgtcattttctttttgtttttaactttgtAGTACATTAAAGCTTTTTTATATGGTGGAATAGACATTTCTTAAATATATTGTATGGATATGAAAATTCAGAAGTCTTGGTTTGAAAAATTTACATTCCATTTTGGAATCTGTGATGGCTGGTCAAAGGATGCCTGGACTAATTCATTGTCACTAATTTAAAATACCTGTGGAACAACCAGTCTTCTGCTCATTGTTAAATATATTTGGGACATTGAACTTAGTTTATTTCTTTTAGATttgcttttaaagttttattttaaaattctttcactTTAATTAAACCTCTTCTAGGTATCACAGAAGTTAGAGCTGTACTTATTTTTCTCAGCACAGTAAGAATAGAACATTGATCTTGTTCATCTTAAAACTGTGTTTGTACTTTGccaaaggttttctttttttaagaaaaaataatactgaTGCAGTAAAAAAATTAATAGCTGGAGGTGCTTCGGGCAATCAGACCATCTTATCAGGAAAACTTTGTTACACCTTAAATAAGACTACTTTTATGAACAATGGATTTGTCTGTCTCAAGTTACTCATTTTACCATATTTAACTGATGAAAATGTGACCTGTCTGCAATAAAAAGTGCACTGTCTTACTTCTACCACTATATATCCTTTCCCATATCCTCAAGCACATCTTTCTGTGGAAGTATCACCCTTCCTCGTGGAAACAAGATACCTCGTTTTGATGATTCCTCAAATATGTAACCATTTCAGTAATTGCTTTTACTTGTACCAGTGCAGACCTTGATTCCTCTGTTTGTTGGTAGTGATACCAAGTTTCTTTCCGTGTTGTTTTTTCCCAGTGCTGCTTTTGCTGAAGGGTGCTGTTACACTGATTCCCGTGGGAACTGAGAACCTTGTCATGTTCCTCATGGCATGGCTTGTTTCAAACCTCATGGCTTTGAGGCCTTGGGGTAGTTCTGTTCTCTGGCTTAGTGTGCACCTGTGCCCAGAGACTGCTCTGTGTGACTGTCTAAATAAAGGGTGCTATACAAAATACCCAAACTCttccagctactgcatcccaggagGAAGGAAACATAAGCTGCATCTCGCACACCAGTGTGAAAGTATTGTACCCAAGATGAATTAGCCAAGTATTGATATATAACTTCAGAGCTGATATTTTGCAAAAGAACTTTTAAGGCTTGCAAACATTTTGTGCTCATTTGCATTAActaggaaaaacagaacaaaacacagtaACTTCTATTTTTGCATGCACCATATTGATAACTGAAGTCATCCCAGCTGTCTTTTTAGGCCCAAACCTCTGTGTGGAAAGGAGCCTGAGCCCTCTGGGGTCTGAGATTAGAGTTGTCGAACGGGGCTTTAAACGCGGGTGGCTGAGGGAGCCTATTAGCCCCCAACAGAGGCGGGAGCCGCGTTTCTGTCCATGCGCGGCAGGGACGCGGCGGGGAGCAGCTCGGGGGCCGGTGAGAGGCAGTGGCCCCCGCGGGTCCTGCGGAGCCTGAAGCTCGAACAGACACCGCCGATTCGTGCTCTCGTTCCCGCTCCCAGCCCCGGCGGGGCCGCTTTCCCGTTCCCGGTGCGCGGAGGCCCGCACAGGCCGCAGGGCCGGGCCCCTCCCGCGCCGCTGCGGAGTCTGCGCctgcgccggccccgccccgctgCCGTGCAGCTGCGCTGGGGGGCGGTGGCAGGATGGCGGCGGCCGCGGGTGAGGTGAGCGGAGCTGACCTGCCGGGCGGCTGCCGCGGTGCGGACAGCGGGAACGTGTCCCAGAGCCACAGCAGCGCCTCCGGCCTCGGGGAGCCGGAAGATGAGGACGCCTTGGAGGCGTCGCTCAGCGCCACCGCCGCTGCCTATTCCGCCTACCTGCTCGCCGACCGCAGCCTCTTCAGCGAGGAGGTGAGGGGACGGGTGGCCTCCGCCTGCCGGGCTCCCCGGGGACAGGGAGCGAGGACGGGCCCGTCCTGTCCTCCGAAGCGGCCCAGCCTCGGCCCCGGCGGCGGGTGTGCGGCGCAGGGAGCGAGGCTGCTCCGAGGGGGCGGATGGGACGGGGAAGGGGGTGTTGGGGCGGGCGGCGCTGCGGGTTTGTGCCGGTACACCCGTGTGTCTGATCGCACCTGCGCTGAGCGCAGCCGAGAGGTGGGAAAGCTGTTGGATTTCTGCTGAGCTGGTGTGAGTCTGGCTGATGTCTGTGCTCAGGTTCGTTTGGAAGAgtctgtgttttttgttggttttggggttttgccttttttttttgggggggggggggtgggggtggtgtttgtttggggtttttttgtatatgtgtgtgtgtgttcaagagacagccagctgaacatgagccagcagtgtgcccaggtggccaaaaaggccaacagcatcctggcttgtatcaggaatagtgtggccagcaggactagagaagtgatcatccccttgtactcagcactggtgaggctgcacctcaaatcctgtgttcagttttgggctccttactgcaagaaagacattgaggtgctggagggagttcagagaagggcgatggagctggtgaggggtctggagcacaagtctgatgaggagcagctgagggaactggggctgttcagcctggagaaaaggaggctgaggggagacctgatcactgtctgcaactccctgaaaggaggttgtagcatggagggggttggtcttgtctcccaagtagcaagtggtaggacaagaggaaatggcctcaggttgcaccaggggaggtttagattggatattggggaaaaaattcttcacggaaggggttgtcaggctgcccagggaagtggcggagtcatcatccctggaggtgttcaaaaggtgtATGGTTTAGTGCtgcagttaggttatggttggactcgatgatccttgggGTCTCTTccgactgaaatgattctatgattctatttctgttttgcagatAGAAAGCTTAGACAAGAACCTAGAAGATTTGCTGACCAGAGTGGATGAATTCGTGGGCATGCTGGACATTGTATGTATAACTTGCAcgtaggtgtggggtttttttgaagtcGGAATGCTGTTTAATACATTCTCTGTCTCATTTAAAAACATGAGATGGAAAGTGGCTTTTGGTGTAGGTAGACAAGTTCCAGCATGAAAACACACTTGATAATTAGATAACTCATGGATGAAAACTACTCAACTTTCATGGTTGAACAAAATATGGCTGCATAATTATATAACTGCAGATTTACATGATCCCATTTGTATATTATTTATTCTTTACATACATGAAATCACATTGTGAATATCATAATGCTAGATACTTAACAGGACGATacaatattttgcttttgctttaataaTATACTACCTCTCTGGGTTTTATAATCAAAGTATCCAATCAGAGTTACCAAAACTCCAAAGCTAGATTTGTCTTTAGGGGACTGTTTCTCACCATTTTGTCAGAAAGGCAGCTTTGTTTTCACTTTCACATGGGAAGAGACATGGGAACTGAATGGAAAGTTTCTAAAAGCTGACACTGTTATACCACGATGTTTGAAAGCATAACACGTGTGGTTCTCCTGCACTACTCTAAGGGGAGCTTTactgtatgtttttttttaacagattaccaaaaaaaaatgtggcctggcttttttttttttgtaagattgAGGTAATGTACAGGTAGTAAGATTTAAGTAAAAGTTTTAGTTTAATATATTAAattctttaccaagtcttgggaaatgttCCATCTCTTAGTTCTGATAAGGCTGAGGCAGCCTGTTTGTAATATAATTGTAAAGATAAATATTTGTCTATGCAAAATAAGTTTTGCTGAAGTCACTGAGCTGTACGAAAAATCTAGTTTATTAGTTTTAATCTAGTATTTTTGTACTAATAGGAATCTAGTAAATAAGTTTTGATGTGTTAATTGGAGCACAGTTCTTGTTTCCACAGTAGAATCTACTACTTAACATTTTGGTTTATTCATTGACTTTTCTATCATTTCTTTGTATCATTTTAGATTCGAAGTGATTCCTCCCAAGTTGTCAATGAAAGTCTACCTCAAATTTACACAAAAGCTACAGAAATGAGACATATATACAGGAAGATTGACAAACTAGAGGTATGTACTTGATATATTCTGTTTCTCAATAAGGGGAAGAAGCAGTGATATGCTGTAATTGCATGTCTTGTGCACATGCATGCACGTGGAGTGGATTCAGGTCTGTTTTCCTAGagttatagaatagtttgggttggaagggacctttaaaggtcatctagtgcagTCCCTCCATTTTTGCTCTCCGTGTCCAATCTGGGTTCAATACTTAAGGGTTAATGAAGATAATACAATTTATTACAAATTTCTGGAGACTATGGGCATTCTAaaacaaatgtgtatatatatatataaatagatagatatagttatagatatatatttttaaattttaaattcacTACTTAAAACAAGGCGGCTGTCTTTTTGTGGAAGCAATACTCCACTATTTTTTATAATATCTTTCAAAATTATTGTCTTGGGAGCTACTCAGAGACCAGTGGAATGAGAAGTCCATTGATCCCTGGTAAAACTTCAAAACTGTGATTCAGATCCTCAGTCCCACTTTTAGTAGAAAGGCAGATAGAAGTCTAAATTCTAAGAAGTCTACATTAGTTATTTGGAAGGCAAATAGGAAAGGaaggctgattatttttttttcaaccttttAGGTATCTCAGGTAATTTTTAGCAATAAAAGGTCGAggaaggttctccttcccctctactctgccctggtgagaccacacctggaatattatgtccagttctgggcccctcagttcaagaaggacagggaactgctggagagagtccagcacagggcaacaaagatgatgaaggaagtggagcatctcccttatgaggaaaggctgagggagctggggctcttgagctcggagaagaggagactgaggggtgacctcattaatgtttacagttatataaagggtgagtgtcgtgaggatggagccagactcttcttgctgacagccaatgataggacaaggggtaatgggtacaaattggaacacaaatggttccacttaaatttcagaagaaatttcttctcagtgagggtgccagagcactggaacaggctgcccaggggggttgtggagtttccttctctggagacattcaaaacccgcctggacaccttcctgtgtatcctcatctaggtgttcctgctctggcagggagattggagtagatgatctttcaaggtcccttccaatccctaacattctgtgattctgtgaaaatggacTTGTAGgaggaaaggaaataaagcatGGAGTTTTTGACTCGTTCTCATATAGGAACTTTCACCACTGATGTGCAATACACAATCGTGTTTTAATTTGTCAGTGAAAAAGtttattatcttctttttttccacacTAGGCTTTTGTGAAGATGATTGGAAATAGTGTAGCTGGACTGGAAGAACGGGTCATAAAGGCAGAAACAGACCTTGGAGCTTTTCCAAACACATTCAAGAAAATCTTGCACACAATCAGCATACCATCCTTCCTTAATGTAAGTAAGCTGCTGTTATCATATGACCAGCTCAGTTCCTCTGCTTGCCAGAGGGGATGGTTAAAACAATAGTAAGCGTGTTAAAGGATCACGCTGCATTGAGAATATCACAGCAGACATgttaccaaaaaaagaaaatgaaagcaacGCTGCACAACCTTTTTAGAATAAAGGTTCTATTTATACACAGTCCACGCAGTTCAGTAATCTTGTAAGCAccttgttaaactttctaaaggtgtggttttctctgccttttcctcATTCCTGCATGTGGACCGTTTCATTACAGAGGACTTTAAGTGTTCCCTCCAGTATGTTTCAAAGAGATGCCATACCTAGCCTTAAATACTGGTGCTATGCCCCAGGTTTAAAAATAACCTTctggttaaaaaaaggaaagtctTCTGAAGCACCTGATGCTTCTTGGCATCTCCTGCCAATTCACCATTTACCATTCATCCTTCATCTTGTCTGCTCCCAGATTCATTTCTTTATCTTTTCCTTTATTCATCCTGAACTACCTCAGGTTTCTGTATGACATACTGGCGAGAATGCTGAAGTTAAGTAGTTTtgcagagagggagaggaagatggTTGTGACTGTTGAAGTATTCATGTTTCTACGTATTGCAAACACATGGGGCAGCAGAGAGAAATAGTTGTAAAAAAGAATATTTGTTGTCTTGGTAAGACTCAGTTCAGGCAACTTGTTCTATACTGCTGTAACATTTCCCGTGTAGTCTTTAAGTCAGCTAACTTATCATTCTGTTGTTCTCTTTGCTGTTGAAGTTCAGAGTGATgccattttttgtttaaaaaaaaccccaaaaacaagaCAAAGCTGCTGCTTATGGGCCAATtgcaaaaacaacaacagtatTTTCCATTTTGTTGCTAAAAACATTTGTCAACCACAGAATTATATCCTTCAATTGAAAAGGTTGAAAGTTCTAATAAAGTGGGGTTTTTTAGTGTTGCATGGCAACACTTTGTCAGGTTAGGAGTTTTTCCACAGTTACTAAGGTGGAAAGTCTTGGAAAGCGTCAGCAAGCTGAACCTGGCATGTCCAGTAGTTCCTTGGTTTGAGTATGGATAGTAATAAAATCAACCCTCAAAACCTTCTGGTATTAATTGATTGACTAAAACACAGGTCACTGGTCCGCAGTGGTACTGGGTATTGCATagtaaaatgtttgttttcactACTAAACACAAGCATTTCTGAATGAAAATGCCTGCAGAAGCTTCTCCTCATGCTTAACACTTAATTATCTCACTTGATACATCAACCCTTTAGAAAAGAATGCTATATCAATATCATTATTTTTGTTATATTCGTAGTTCACATTTTCCTGCTACAATTTCACTTTAGTCAAGTTCTGTCAATGTTCTTCCAGTATAAATAGATCTGTTTCTTTACACAAAGGATATATTTCATATTTCTTAAGCTGTGTACTTGTAATCTCACTTTCAGATTTTGCCCCAAGTTTTTCCCCTTGTGAATACCAGGCAGTGTAAAGTACAGTACTGTAGGACTTCTGTTACCACTAAGGATGTAGACTCTCTCAAAAGGTGAAAATGTCTGCTAAGCAGCTGCAAAAATAACTAGTTGTAAATGTGTACTTAGGCAACTGTGGGTACTGTGTCTGCCTACAGATTTTTACTGGATTGAAATTATCCCCTTCTTGCGCATAGGCAGATATAGTGCCTCTTAAATCAGTGTCATGAGTTGCAGGATACCTGTGACCTTAGTTTCCCTTGCTTGCAAGGTGTTTTCTCATAGGGCAATACAGAATaggaaatagtttttaaaatcagAACTTTGATTGCAAAGATTGATTTTACATTTGGCAAAATTTCTGATACAGAGAACATAGATAATATCCACTATTTATGGATCTAatctttgtttatatttttttcattacaacATGAATGGCAAAACAAACTTATTTCAGGTAAATTAATAGCATTGTAAAGacaaatataatttaaatatcCTAAATCAGCACTTTTGTATATAACAGGAGAATATGTACTTATATGGATTACAAGTATACAGCTCAACTGAATATTGGAAAAACTCCGCTTAGCTTTTTTTGTAGGTACACTTAATCATAGCCTCATTTTGGTACTGCAGAAGCATTCTGGACTCCAAGTATAGTAATTATATTTGGTATGCTTTTAACTTTATTATTGATGAAGATTAATTTCCTTCATCCAGACAGGCAAAAAAATACCTATAGAACTCTGCAGACAAACTGAGAGCTCTGCAAAATAGTTCATCAAAATCATTTCATGAGTCCAAAAGAATTTTGAAGGAATGAAACCTTATGTTCAAGCCTTCTGTTTAAGACCATCTATTGAAAACAAACACTGAGCCTGTGTTGCAGTGCAGCGTTATTTACATGCAAAAAGGCTGACAGGACAGTCGTGGTCCTTGTTAGTGTCTCTTTAAATGAGCCATTTGGTACTGCAAAAAAGTGCACAGTTAATATTTAAAAGAAGCGTACACTTTTCCTGAAAAACACCATTAACAGCTCTTTCCCAGTCTGCTACCATATTATTTTTAACAGTATGTCATGATACATATATTCTGGCATATCCTTGATTAAGAAGCTTCTTATCAAAATAAACGTTGCTGAGTGTGTTTTCATATGAAGACTTTTTAAACTAAGCAAATGAGAACACAAACTGAGATTAACTCGAAGGAAGCAGCTTGGGAGACTTCAGGCTGGAGCAGGAAAGGTAAAAGTACCTGGTTTTGGAAGGATGAAGGTTGCAATGACAGCACCATCAGCTGGAGAAGATGACTCATGTAGCTCCTG from Patagioenas fasciata isolate bPatFas1 chromosome 2, bPatFas1.hap1, whole genome shotgun sequence harbors:
- the PARD6G gene encoding partitioning defective 6 homolog gamma, with amino-acid sequence MNRSFNKSQSLRYLECSAVEVKSKFGAEFRRFSLDRYKPGKFEDFYKLILHIHHIANLEVMIGYADMHGDLLPINNDDNFFKAVSSAHPLLRVFIQRQDEVDYSNFGTNTLSRKKKALVTLRNDNLRRRPHINISMPHDFRPVSSIIDVDILPETHRRVRLYRHGCEKPLGFYIRDGTSVRVTPHGLEKVPGIFISRMVPGGLAESTGLLAVNDEVLEVNGIEVAGKTLDQVTDMMIANSHNLIITVKPANQRNNIIRSSRMSGSSGQSTDSTASHHSLPTSHVLQNFHPDEMESDEEADIVIEGGLEPQHIPKLHSLTSSSLSRINGSSLSHRLQRDLVLNNNSGRESNGNIHKLLSSLKTDPRHSLVIPRGGIEEDGTVITL
- the BLOC1S4 gene encoding biogenesis of lysosome-related organelles complex 1 subunit 4, which codes for MAAAAGEVSGADLPGGCRGADSGNVSQSHSSASGLGEPEDEDALEASLSATAAAYSAYLLADRSLFSEEIESLDKNLEDLLTRVDEFVGMLDIIRSDSSQVVNESLPQIYTKATEMRHIYRKIDKLEAFVKMIGNSVAGLEERVIKAETDLGAFPNTFKKILHTISIPSFLNKSSSSRQQQTLYEPPVLFKTEDYFPCVDEAPY